A single region of the Vicia villosa cultivar HV-30 ecotype Madison, WI linkage group LG4, Vvil1.0, whole genome shotgun sequence genome encodes:
- the LOC131596857 gene encoding uncharacterized protein LOC131596857, with product MTKAEAQEMLIAELWADPDDALEEVERTQGAHVRFSFLQRQYDLELTAAHQAEGDDLEQAKHRERALRCYFLCLIGTQLFVDTSSMYTDVVYLTYLSDIASIHEYNWGAAVLVYNYYRLGEGCLWKARIVASSSWILQHFPDIIGWEEVPTYTEVMSHASHFIPRRRNQNPDPYRHGLDRMAAEDIRYVYYAAHQETVPFDEIALYSGWLAASSTIVVRYIPECIIRLFGFKQTIPRDPTASAPISMTRMLLKEVFANWEQHVVPEEERATPSEHDWSCAEGYISWYYRVSHPYIPRAAGGGPPKPAHE from the exons ATGACGAAAGCAGAAGCTCAGGAGATGCTGATTGCTGAGCTGTGGGCTGATCCCGATGATGCCCTCGAGGAGGTGGAGAGGACTCAGGGGGCCCACGTTAGGTTTAGCTTCCTTCAGAGGCAGTATGACTTAGAGCTCACTGCGGCACACCAGGCTGAGGGAGACGACTTAGAGCAGGCTAAGCATAGAGAGCGGGCGCTGAGGTGCTACTTCCTATGTTTGATAGGCACCcagctctttgtggacacgagctcgaTGTACACAGACGTCGTATACCTTACGTACTTATCGGATATAGCAagtatccatgagtacaactggggagCGGCTGTACTGGTGTACAATTACTACAGACTGGGAGAGGGATGCCTGTGGAAGGCAAGAATCGTGGCGAGCAGCT CTTGGATACTACAACACTTCCCAGACATTATTGGCTGGGAAGAGGTGCCCACCTACACAGAGGTAATGTCGCATGCCAGTCATTTCATCCCCCGCAGAAGGAACCAGAATCCGGATCCATACAGGCACGGTCTTGACCGCATGGCCGCCGAGGACATCAGGTATGTCTACTATGCTGCGCATCAGGAGACAGTTCCGTTTGACGAGATAGCTCTGTACTCCGGATGGTTGGCTGCCAGCTCGACCATTGTTGTACGCTATATTCCGGAGTGCATCATACGGCTATTTGGATTTAAGCAGACGATACCTCGCGATCCTACTGCCTCAGCTCCTATCTCCATGACCCGCATGCTATTAAAGGAGGTCTTCGCAAATTGGGAGCAGCACGTGGTCCCTGAAGAGGAACGGGCGACACCATCAGAGCACGATTGGAGCTGTGCCGAGGGATACATCTCCTGGTACTACAGAGTCTCACACCCTTACATTCCTCGAGCTGCCGGGGGAGGTCCGCCTAAACCAGCCCACGAGTAG
- the LOC131596859 gene encoding lysine-rich arabinogalactan protein 19-like — protein sequence MVGTTQHASVRRERTLCTVSQVTNGVAVVPDPPSTSTFDTPALVGPILSPASAKPTPSPAPAGPIRSPASAGPIPSPASAGPILSPTSARPNPSPSPAGLSTSTTPSRRPRNDPKGASASGLPPPSRRLRRGSSSSTGPPPEVHEDDPVRGPEPVWYPGRPVDASLLIGYANHAARRIWDGTISFI from the coding sequence ATGGTAGGAACAACACAGCACGCATCCGTTCGGCGAGAACGGACGTTGTGCACAGTATCTCAGGTGACCAATGGAGTTGCGGTTGTACCTGACCCACCTTCTACTTCTACATTCGACACACCCGCTTTAGTCGGACCCATTCTTTCACCTGCATCAGCCAAGCCTACTCCATCACCCGCTCCAGCCGGGCCCATTCGTTCACCTGCATCAGCCGGGCCCATTCCATCACCCGCTTCAGCCGGGCCCATTCTATCACCTACTTCAGCCAGACCCAATCCATCACCCTCTCCAGCCGGGCTTTCTACGTCTACTACTCCATCACGGAGACCTCGAAATGATCCTAAGGGTGCTTCAGCTTCAGGCTTGCCACCACCCTCACGTAGACTTCGTCGGGGCAGTTCTTCTTCTACCGGGCCACCTCCGGAGGTACACGAAGATGATCCGGTGCGGGGGCCAGAGCCTGTTTGGTACCCCGGTAGGCCCGTAGATGCCTCTCTTCTTATTGGATATGCAAATCATGCTGCGAGACGTATATGGGATGGAACTATAAGTTTTATTTGA